In Natranaerobius thermophilus JW/NM-WN-LF, the genomic stretch TAAAACCCTAGTTGCTTTTTCAGGAACAGTACAAGACCCTGAACTTGATAAAGAATATACAGAATCGGAAATTAATCAGATAAGAGAATCTGAACTTCCACAAAAATTTGATACTGATGGATACCGTCTTCTTTTAGTTGCAGACAAATATCAAACTGGATTTGATCAGCCATTACTTCATACAATGTACGTTGATAAAAAACTGACTGATGTTAAAGCAGTCCAAACCCTGTCCAGGTTAAATCGCCCTTATCCAGGTAAAGATGATACATTTGTCCTCGATTTTGTCAATGAAGCGGATGATATTAAAAAAGCCTTTCAACCTTTTTATGAGCAAACAACCGTTGAAGAAACCACTGATCCCAATCTGCTTTATGACTTGAAGTATAAGCTGGATGATTTTCAGGTATATTGGCAAACTGAGATAGATAATTTCTGTAAAGTATTCTTTAAACCACCAGAAAAGCAAAATAAAGATAAAGATGCAGCTATGTTAAATTCATATGTAGATCCTGCGGTAGATAGATTTAAAAATAAACCAAAAGAAGAGCAGGAGGAATTTCACAAGACACTTACAAGCTTTATCAGAACTTATGCTTTTTTACTGCAAATCATCCCCTTTCAAGACCAAGAGCTTCATAAACTAGATGCTTATGGACGATTTTTACTAACTAAACTACCTAGTCAAAGAAACCATGAAGATACAGTAGAATTAAATAATGAAATTGATTTAGAATATTACAGGTTAGAAAAAACCGGTGACCACAGTGTTGTATTGGAAGAACAAGGTGAATATGGAGTTAGGGGTACCACCCATGCAGGAACAGGACAAAATAAAGACAAAGAAGATGAAAAAGCTCCTTTGTCAGAGATTATAGAAATAATTAATGAACGATTTGGAACTGACTTCACAGAAAATGACTGGCTATTCTTTGAACAAATTAAAAATGACATGTTAGAGGATGAGGAATTAGAGAAGCATGCACGGAACAATAGGAAAGATAATTTTTACTACGCTTTTAAAGACCACTTTGATAAAAAGACTATAAAGAGAAGAACTCAGAATATGGAACTGTTTGCCATGTTGATGGATAATGAAGAATTCAAAGAAAAGGTAATGGACTTCTATATGAATGAAGTATTTAAGGAATTTAAAAATAAAGCTAGTTCATAATTGCTAAATTAATTAAAAAGTCCGGAAAGAACCAATTCGAGAAGAGTTTATGTTATTTTATTTATTTCTATCCTGTCTCCTAAAGACAGGATTTTCTTTCTTGAAGATAAATAAATATCATTAAACTTAGAGGTGAGGGGGGAATAAAATGCCTGAGGTTAATATTAAAGACAGGTATATAAAAATTTTATTAATAGTTTTGGAAGAGTATTTTTACTATTGGGCTAAATGCGATGATGAAATTTTTTTAGAAATAGAAGCTACAGATAAAATAGGAATTTTGGAAGAAATCATAGAAGAAATTGAAAGACAGATCAAATTCAACACGAGAGATATTGATTTTGAAAAATATGGAGATTTTAATAATAGAGTGAATACTTTTTTAAATGTAAAGGTTGGTGTTAGTATAAATTCTTGGACACATCATGGTTAAGTCACTTACAATATTAATAACGAAAGGATGTGTCCAGTAATGAGTAATAAGAGATATAATGAAGACTTCAAAAGAACAATTGTAGATTTATATAATTCAGGTAGTTCTGTGAAGGATTTGTCTAGCGAATATGGTGTGACAGAGGTTACTATTTATAAATGGATCAAAGATTTCTCTCCAAACCAACAATCTGGCAGTGAGGGAGCCACTTCAAAAGATGTGGAAGAAATGCAAAAAGAAATGGCTCGCTTGAAAGAGGAGAATGAAATCTTAAAAAAGGCTATGACCATATTCGCCAAAAAGTAGACAATACAGAGCTTACTGAATTTATAAAAGAACAAAAGGACGAGCATACTATCAAAGCTATTTGTGATGCTCTAGACTTTCCGAGAAGTACTTATTACGAAACAATAAATCGAGTTGAATCTAATCGTGACAAAGAAAACAGAGAACTATTAGATCAAATAACTCAAATTCATAAAAACAGTAAAAAGCGATATGGTGCACCAAAGATCCACGCTGTGCTAATCAATAAAGGATACAAAGTCAGCTTAAAAAGAGTCCAACGATTAATGAGAAAAGAGGGTATCAAATCAATTGTCAGGAAAAAATATCGGCCTTATCCTAATAGAGAAAAAGTAGTCGAACGAGAGAATCTCCTAAAACAAGACTTTTCAACTACATTTGTCAATCAAAAGTGGGTTACTGATATTACATACATTGATACTGTTAAAGACGGCTGGTGCTACTTAGCCTCTGTAATGGATTTACACACCCATAAAATTGTTGGATACTCTTTTAGCAAGACCATGACAACAGATTTAGTTATTAAAGCTGTTAAAAATGCTTATGATACACAGAAACCTGGCAATGGACTTATTCTACATAGTGATCTAGGTACCCAGTACACTAGCGATGACTTTAAGCGTTTTTTAAGGTACAAAGGGATCAAGCAATCATTTAGCAGAAAAGGCTGCCCTTATGACAATGCACATATCGAATCATTTCATGCTACTTTGAAAAAGGAAGAAGTTAACCATGTTAAGTACTTAGACTTCAAATCGGCTGAAATTGCTCTATTTAGGTTCATTGAGAGCTGGTACAACAGAACAAGAATCCATGGAAGTTTGGAGTTTTTAACTCCTCAACATGTTGAGGATCTAGCAAAGCAATCTGCTTAATACTTAACTTTTTGGTGTCCAAAATTTTGACCTAAGTCCAGGTATCTGAAGGTTTTAATATTTATATTAAACTTTTGTTAATGTTAATCGAGATGGAAAATTCTAATAAAGAAAAAGAAAAGGGCAGTGATAATTTAGATTTCGAGCTTGTACTATTACGTTTACATATTAAAAATAAGAAGAATATAAAAGAAAAATTTTTGACACTAAAGCAATTAGAAATTCTAGATGAAATTATTGAAGAATTTATCTGGTTAGATATTTTGAAATCGGATTTAAGAGATGGGTTATTTTCAATAGATGAATTGTTAGAAATTAAGGAATTTATAAAAAGTATGATTAAAACCTATTCAAATCAGTTTATAACTATAGAAGATCAAGTAACTATTAAAGATTTATTAGATGATAACATCTTTCAATTCAAGCTAACTGAAAATAACAAGGATACTGAAATTAAAACTATAAGTCCTAAGTCTCCAGTTGGTCAAAAACTAATTGGTAAAACATATGGCGAAATAATTGAAGTTGAAGTATCTACTATAGGGAAGAAAGAACTTAATAAATATAAGGTTTTAGATTATGTTAAGAGTTCATATGTAGAAGAAATAAAGTTTAATATTATACAAGAAGAATTTTTTTATATTGAGGATTGGCCTAAAGATGAGTTTGATGTTTCTAGCTTTGGAATTAATAATAATTGTTATGAAAAAATGGAAGAAACTCCTTTATATAAATGTGGCTACAAAATTTGGGAGAATGGAAGAGAACTTTCAGAAAATGAACGATGGGATCGTCTGATAAATAATGCGATACCGAAACTTGGCACAAAAGAAGTTGTAGGTACGATAATGAGTCATATCCGTTCGCGTAGTATAAGCGGAGAGGAAAAATATAAAAATGCTATAAATAAATGGAAGCTTGATTTAAGTAAACTCCAAAATGAATTTAATAAGAAGAAGATTGATTTATTCAAATCAAAGAAAAGTATATAATTTAACTTAGAAGATTTGGAGGGCAATTTTAAAAGAAGAGGTGGATCTGATGAACCCGAAAACAATACAAATTTTTTTACCGGATGGCTCTCCCAGTAGTATTAGGATAGCTGAAATAACTAGTAGTATAGTTAAATTGGTATCTGTACCTCGAAATAAACTTGATGCTGCAGATAAACGTGATGAACTAAAAAATGTGGGTGTATATTTTCTGATCGGTGATGACGAAGAAAAAGCTAAGCCGATTGTATATATTGGTGAAGCAGAAGATTGCTATAAAAGATTAAAACAACATAATAAGAATAAAGATAATTGGAATAATGCAGTTGTAGCTATTTCTAAAACAAATAATTTCACAAAGGCTCATGTGAAATATTTAGAGTATTACTGTTATGTGAAAGCTCACGAAATAGGTCGGTGGGAAATAGATAATTCAAATATTCCTACAAAACCTTTTGTACCCGAACCAATGGAAGCTGACCTTTTTGACGTTTATAATACTATTAAAATCTTGCTTTCTACTCTTGGTTTCCCGATTTTTGAAGAAATACCTAAATCTAAAAGGAAGAGCGTATTTGTATGTAAAGGAAAAGAAGCATACGCTGAAGGTGATTACATAGATGAAGGATTTGTAGTTTATAAAGGTTCGAAGGCTAATTTAACAGAAACTCAGAGTGCAGGTGAATGGTTGATAAACTTAAGAAAACAGTTAATTGAAAGTGGTGTTCTTGTAAAAAGGGATGAGATCTATGAATTTTCATCAAATTATATTTTTAGTTCTCCTAGCGCCGCAGCTGCCACGGTTTTGGCACGGAGAGCTAATGGGTGGACGGAATGGAAGAATAAAGATGGTAAAACTCTTGATGATGTGAAGAGAAAAAGTGATTAAAATTAATTAAGCAACTCTCGATCGAACAGAAGATCGAAAGGAGGTTAGTTCGTGAGGACATTTTTATTGACCTGGAATCCAAGTAAATGGGATTGGGATAGTCTTGAAAATAATACAATTCCAGAAGAAAAATACGGTGAAATAGGAGAGGGCTTTATTCACATTCATCATATCGTCCCAATAAAGAATAAAGGTGGGAACTATACATTAGATCCCGTAAGAGACCTTAGACCCGTATGCCCTAACTGCCATGCAATGTTACATCGGGAAGATCCACCACTAAAGATAGATGAATTAAAAAAACAATTAGAAAATAGATCTTCTTGGGTCCTTATGAGTACTTTAGGCTCTAAAAAGAAAACTTTTTGGTGGAAACTCAAAGATGACTTTACGTTATGTATTTACCGTGAGTTTAAAAACGATATAAAAGCTAATAAAGAAATCTCTGTTCAAGAGCTAGAATCCTTAATTAACTATGTTAAAAAACAAGATTGGGTAGACTTGGCTAATAATGTTCAAAAAATTTCAGAAGGCATGGAAAAAGAAGGGTTAGGGAAGTTTTTATATGAAAAACTAAACTGGCAAATTGCAGAAGCGCAACTTGCAAGCCATTTGGGGTCAATTTTCACTCAAGCTGGGATATGGGAATATAATGGACAAGTAAGAGGGATAAAATTCAAACATAAAACTGATGATTGGAAAAATAAATTACAAAAGTTATATACAGAGCAGTTGGACCAAAATAATTAAAGGGGGTGTTTTTTTGAACGAAGCAATCAAAGAGGAAATAAGACAAAGTATTAACAATCTGGATTTCAACTTCTTCACAATGGAGCTAGAAAGAAGGGAAAATGCCGAAAGGGAAATGCGAGAACTAATAGAAAAGACTAATTTACTTCATGGAGGTATCTGGACAAGCGAGCACTTATGTGAATCCATTAAAATACAAAAGAAAAGTCCAAAACATAAACAATGTAGTGCTACCTAAATTAGTAGGTAATTATCAATACAATGTTTATTTCAAGGGATATAATAAATCAAAGGAAGATTTTATAGAGGAAAATCCAGAATATGGGGGTGGCTCAGGGCATCCTGGAGTAGATCTGGATAAGTTCTCTAACGATTTAGCTAACTTGTTAAATGCAGATGGCGATTCATTTCAAGAAGCTTATATTCAATTTAGTAAACATATTGGTGTTGGTAAGGCCATTATATCTGGCTATTTGCACTTATATGATCCTAATAAGTTTCCGTTAATAAATGGTGCGTCAATAAGTGGTATTGAAAAATACATAGGTAAACAAGATCATCTGGCATTGAAAAACTATGCTGAAAAAGAGAGGAAAAGACAAAATATTACCCAGCCAATTAATAATTCTGATTTTAGAAATTATCTTGCTTATTATAATTTGTTAAAGGAATTGTTAACTTTGGAAGAACTGAAAAACTATCATTATGTAGATGCTTTCCTCTGGTATGTCAGTAAATACGGCAAACCTGATGCTAGCGATGTTACTGTGCCAACAGGAGCAATAACCGAAGTAGTTGAAGAACAAGATGGGGAAGCTCCATTTGAACAATCAATAAGTAATTTAACTGAGGAGATTAGTTTTGAGCAAGATGTTACAGAAGAAATCTTGAACTTACTTAAGTTGAAGAAAAATGTTGTATTCTACGGACCACCAGGAACAGGAAAGACGTATGTAGCCAAAAAAATTGCTAATTACTTAGTTGGGGGTCAATCTAAAAATATTAAATTTATTCAATTTCATCAGAACTATTCTTATGAGGATTTTATAGAAGGAATCAGACCTGAATCAAAGAAGGTAAATGGAACTCATATTATTGACTATCCTATTAGACCTGGAGTTTTCAAAACCTTATGTGACAATGCCAAAGAAAACCCTGAGGAAAAATATGTACTCATTATCGACGAATTTAACAGAGGTAATATTTCTAAAATATTTGGTGAACTGTTGTATTCTTTAGAATACAGATCTGAAGATAATTCAATTCAACTACCTTATTCAAAGGAAAAAGAGTTATTTTATATACCCGATAATCTTTATATTATAGCCACAATGAATACAGCGGATAAATCCTTGACTAGGATTGACTTTGCAATGAGAAGAAGATTTGCCTTCTATAAATTTAACGTAGATACTAAGATATTGATTAATTGGGGTGAAAAACAAGGTCTAGTCATGGACTCTCTGGCAACTTTAATTGAAGATGTAAATAATGAAATAGGAGATGAAAATTTCTTTATTGGAATATCCTTTTTTATGAGAGAAGACTTACCCGAGACTATTAAATACATTTGGAAATCTGAAATTTATCCTTATTTAGAAGAGTACTTCATTGATGATATGAATTCAAATATTGATAAATTCAAATGGGAAAATGTCAAGCATAGATTAAAGGAATTGATAGAATGATGGATAATACTCTAAAGCTAAAAGAGTATGATGAAAGTAATAAACTTCAATTAAGACAGGACCATCTGGATTTATTACTAGCTAAATTTGATAATCAACTAAAGGTCAAGTCAGCTATTGATAGATCAGGATATATTATATGTAGTAACAGTTATGTGGGAGTTTACGATTTAGATGACTTTAAAATCGTAGTAGAGCCTAAAATTGATACAGCCAATGTGTTTAAAATGCTTTCCTACTCTTATGATTTAATTTTTTGGCATGATGAAAAAGCACAATTCGCTAATATTCAGGAACTACTAGATTATTTAGTGTTGGTATTTTGTAATCAGGTTAATAGGCTTATCAAAAAAGGACTACATGCTGATTATGTACTTGTTAATGATAAATTAAGCTATGCTAAAGGGCGCATGAATGTTAGAGAATTGGTAGAAAAGCCTTGGGAAAAGCATAAAATTGATTGTTATTATGACAATTATCAAGTTGATATTTTAGAGAATCAAATTATAAAGTTTACAATTGATTTGTTAAAAAGGTATATCCAAAATAATTGGATAAGAAGATCACTGTTAAATACAAACAGATACTTTGATTCTGTTTCCTTAAGGCCTATTACAGTAGAAGATATTGATCAAGTTCAGTACACCACATTAAATAAACATTACAAACACATTCATAACTTCTGTAAAATGTTTTTAGAGTTAATGGGTATAAATGAACAAATTGGAGAAACTCTTTTTAATCAGTTTCACTTAGAAATGAACAACCTATATGAAAAATATGTAGGGAAATTATTAAAGGAAGAGTTACCAAATAATTATTGTGTTATTCTCCAGGATAAGCTTCACTTAGATGAATATGATCAGATAAGCATTAGGCCGGATATTGTAATTTATAATGATGTAAAGCCTTATTTAGTTATTGATACCAAGTATAAGGGTTCCAAAGATATTACGAATAATGACATTTACCAAATGGCAGCTTATATGAGTAAAACAAAAACAGATGGTGTATTATTGTATCCTGCTCAAGAAGTGGCTGAAACAGAATATATTATAAATGGTAGGAGCCTCAATATAAAAACTATTGACTTACAAAACCTTGATGATGGTGCAAAGGATTTAATAAACTGGATAATTAAAGTTTGATATTTTGTGGAGGGGTGTATTATGGTGGAAGATGGTGAAAAGATCTCTGGGCATCCTATATTAATAAAAAGCGATGAAAATATATCTGATATTGAAAAAATCTCTTTTACCAGTAAAGAATTTGATGAGAATTGGATTCAAGAACTTATTCGTAAATATCCAAATATTTTACCAGTTGCAGATATTGAAGCTATATTTGATCCATTAATACCTATTGGACGTGAAGTGCCAACTAATTCTGGAGCCATAGATAATATGTTTATAAATACAGAAGGTTACTTGACAATAGTTGAAACTAAGCTTTGGAGGAATCCAGAAGCTAGACGGGAAGTAGTCGGTCAAATAATTGATTATGCCAAAGAAGTATGTGAATGGAGCTTTGATGAACTTAATGAAAGAGTTAAAGCATATAATTATAATTATCATGGAACGAGAGCTGGAATTATTGAAACCATTCGTAAACATAATCCTGAAATTAATGAATCAGAGCTCGTGGATAGTATTTGTAAAAATATGCAACGCGGAAGATTTTTATTACTTATTGTTGGGGATGGTATTAGAGAGAGTGTAGAAGAAATGGTGAATTATTTAAACCAAACCCCAAGCATTTTATTTACATTAGCATTAGTGGAACTTCAAATGTACAAGCTAGATCAAAATGATTATTTAGTAATTCCTCAGATAATTACTAGAACTCGAGAAATAACTCGAGCTGTAGTGAAAATAGATGGAGTATCTATTGATAAAGTAGAGGTAGATGTTGATACTAGTGAAGATAAATCGAAGAAAAAGAAAAGAAGGAAACTAGATGAAGAAGAGTTTTATGAAAAACTGAGTGAACATGTGAGTGAAGAAAACATAGATTTTGTAAAAAGAATTTTTGAAGATATGCAAAACTTAGGTTGTATTATTCAATGGCGACAAAGTAGTGCTATGATTAGATTGAAAGACCCCTCTGGCACGAAACAAAAATTTACAATGTTTGGTATTAGTACTAATGGAGAAATTATAACTGGTTGGCTTTCAGACCAGTTGAGAAAGTACGGTATAAGCAGAAAACTAGCGACTTCTCATTTTTCTAAAATCGCAACATTATTCGGGTATAATTTCGATGAAACTTTAGGACTGAAAGAAAGTATTAAATTGGATGAAATGAAAGATAATTATGAAGAGTTTATTGACATTGTATCTGAAACCATCAATAAAATTGAAGAAATAATTGAAAGCTGATGGCTATATCCGTATAGTAAAGCGTTTATAGACAGTTTTAAAACACAAATATAATTGCTTGGATGAGGTGAATGTCATGTGGGAACATATGACTTTTGACAAAACCATTCAAGGTCTAAATTTCTGTTTGCACAAATTTTCAGGATGGGCTGATGCAGTAAAAGGGAGCCTATATAATACTATACATACTAAAAAAACTCATGCAAATATGGGAAATTTATTTGGTTGGATATACGGTGATCAACCTAAAGAATTCAAAGAAGAAACTTGGAAGAGATATATTGAAAATTCTAATTAATAGCTCCTCATAAAACAGGAGCTATTTTTTTATATCACACAGACAAAAGTATCAGGAAGTTCTAGGTACGAAGTATCACACCATATCACCCACTCATGCCCTCTAATACTATCAAACCAATATATATTTAGTCTAGAATTACGAAATTTGTAGGATTTCCTGAAGAATTGTAGAAGAAATAAAACAAGGCATTACCAAAAAATTGAAACTATGAATTGGGTGATTACATGGAACTAAATGTTGATCAGAAGCGGATTATTGAAACCAAACCTGGTGGACACATGTTGATAAGAGGAGTGGCAGGAAGCGGGAAAACAACTGTAGCTGTACATAAAATTCCTCATTTACTCAATCACTATTGCTCTCAGGATGACAAGGTCCTGGTTATTACCTTTACTAAAACTTTAATAAACTACATTAATTATATATACAACAATATAGAACATGAAACCACCTTATTTTCTATGATAAATAGTGATCAAAATTTACAGATCTCAACTGCAGATAAAATCATCTTTCACCTTTATCGAAAGTATGAAGAAAAAGCAGGGATAGAAGAGCGAGAGATCATACCTCAAAAAGAAAAATATAGATTATTAAACCAAGCTATTAAATATATTTCAAAGAAATATCCAGATCAGACTGTTGTTTCTGATAGGAATGTTAATTTCTTAATTGATGAAATCGAGTGGATCAAAAGCAATAGATACACTGAGCTAGAAGTATATCAAAATGTAGATAGATTAGGTAGAAGCAGGAATATGGAAGAAGACGGTCCTCAAAGAATACTAAAAAACTCCACTAACAGAGAAGCCATATTTAAGACTATGGTGCTTTACGATGAATTGATGGACAAGGAAGGTTATACTGATTTTAAAAACATGGCCCTTCAGGTGTTGAAGGGAATAGAAGAAGGTGTAATCACTTGCGATAAATTCACTCATATATTGGTAGATGAAAGTCAAGATCTCAGCAGAGTCCAGTTAGAAATTATTAAAAATATGTTTAAAAATGATAAGAATTACTCAAGTGTTATTTTCATAGCCGATACAGCTCAGAGTATTTACCTCCAGTCCTGGCTGTCTCATCAAAGTTTTAAAAGTATTGGCTTTGATATGTCAGGTAGGGCCAGAACTTTATCTAAGAATTATAGGACAACAGCTGAAATAGCTGAAGCAGCCTATAGTTTAATTGAAGATGATCAAACCATTGTTAATAACGAAAATTATGTAGAACCAGCAATTATTGATCGAAGGGGAGAACACCCTGTTTATAAGCAATTTGACTCTGATGGAGAAGAGTTAGATTATGTCTGTGATATGATTAAAAATAATTTATATAAACACTATGATCTCAAGGATATAGCCATAATAGCTAAAACCAGGAGACAATTAGAAAATGCTAAAAGATATCTACTAAATAATAAAGTTGATTGCAAGATTTTGAGTAAACGGGAAAATCATTTTTCCGATGATAAGGTTAAATTGTTGACCATGCATTCTATCAAAGGCCTGGAATATAAAGTTGTGTTCATTATTGGTATTAATGAAAATGTGATTCCATATAGCCCTGATGGTAATATTGACCTGGAACAAGAGTCCATGGAACGAAGGTTATTATATGTAGGAATGACCCGGGCCAAAGACAAGCTATTTTTAACCTCTAGTGGAAACCCCTCCAAATTCATTAATGATATCAATCCCAAGTACCTTAAACTAAATAATGAAAATGGGTTTTCCAGGTTTAATCATATTGGTATAGATAGTTACAGGTTTAAGGAAAAAATAGTGGATCTATACAGCCATGAAGAAGTGGTTAGACAATGGGTGATAGAAGAGCTAATCAATACTTTAAATTATCCCTTAGAACTAATAGACATAGAATATGAAATTCAATTGTTTTCAGCCACGGGATATGTAGATATCGTTGTCTTTAAAAATATGAAAGGAAAAATTGTCCCCTATATATTCATAGAGGCTAAACATTATAATACCAGCTTAGATAAACAAGATGTCAACCAGCTGAAATCGTACCTAGAAGGAAATAGTAGTGTAGAATATGGTATGCTGACAAATGGTAAAGATTTCAAGATACTAAAAAAGCAAAGTAAAAAGGGTGAATTTGAATATATTGATTCATTACCGGATTATCAAGGGGATATCAATAGTCTCTTTGAAGAATTTGAATATATAGACCTGAAGCGAGATAAAAAATACAAGCTCCATCGAAATCTAGAAGATAAATCATTGATTCATGTATATGATGAAAAAATAGATAATTCTCTAGAAGTTTCGGAGTATGTAAAACTAAATGTCTATGGAGAACTGACAGCTGGAGAGTTGAAATATGCTCATCAAGATATCCAGGGGGATGTGGA encodes the following:
- a CDS encoding IS3 family transposase (programmed frameshift), producing the protein MSNKRYNEDFKRTIVDLYNSGSSVKDLSSEYGVTEVTIYKWIKDFSPNQQSGSEGATSKDVEEMQKEMARLKEENEILKKGYDHIRQKVDNTELTEFIKEQKDEHTIKAICDALDFPRSTYYETINRVESNRDKENRELLDQITQIHKNSKKRYGAPKIHAVLINKGYKVSLKRVQRLMRKEGIKSIVRKKYRPYPNREKVVERENLLKQDFSTTFVNQKWVTDITYIDTVKDGWCYLASVMDLHTHKIVGYSFSKTMTTDLVIKAVKNAYDTQKPGNGLILHSDLGTQYTSDDFKRFLRYKGIKQSFSRKGCPYDNAHIESFHATLKKEEVNHVKYLDFKSAEIALFRFIESWYNRTRIHGSLEFLTPQHVEDLAKQSA
- a CDS encoding GreA/GreB family elongation factor — its product is MLIEMENSNKEKEKGSDNLDFELVLLRLHIKNKKNIKEKFLTLKQLEILDEIIEEFIWLDILKSDLRDGLFSIDELLEIKEFIKSMIKTYSNQFITIEDQVTIKDLLDDNIFQFKLTENNKDTEIKTISPKSPVGQKLIGKTYGEIIEVEVSTIGKKELNKYKVLDYVKSSYVEEIKFNIIQEEFFYIEDWPKDEFDVSSFGINNNCYEKMEETPLYKCGYKIWENGRELSENERWDRLINNAIPKLGTKEVVGTIMSHIRSRSISGEEKYKNAINKWKLDLSKLQNEFNKKKIDLFKSKKSI
- a CDS encoding GIY-YIG nuclease family protein, producing MNPKTIQIFLPDGSPSSIRIAEITSSIVKLVSVPRNKLDAADKRDELKNVGVYFLIGDDEEKAKPIVYIGEAEDCYKRLKQHNKNKDNWNNAVVAISKTNNFTKAHVKYLEYYCYVKAHEIGRWEIDNSNIPTKPFVPEPMEADLFDVYNTIKILLSTLGFPIFEEIPKSKRKSVFVCKGKEAYAEGDYIDEGFVVYKGSKANLTETQSAGEWLINLRKQLIESGVLVKRDEIYEFSSNYIFSSPSAAAATVLARRANGWTEWKNKDGKTLDDVKRKSD
- a CDS encoding HNH endonuclease, with the translated sequence MRTFLLTWNPSKWDWDSLENNTIPEEKYGEIGEGFIHIHHIVPIKNKGGNYTLDPVRDLRPVCPNCHAMLHREDPPLKIDELKKQLENRSSWVLMSTLGSKKKTFWWKLKDDFTLCIYREFKNDIKANKEISVQELESLINYVKKQDWVDLANNVQKISEGMEKEGLGKFLYEKLNWQIAEAQLASHLGSIFTQAGIWEYNGQVRGIKFKHKTDDWKNKLQKLYTEQLDQNN
- a CDS encoding McrB family protein, whose translation is MLPKLVGNYQYNVYFKGYNKSKEDFIEENPEYGGGSGHPGVDLDKFSNDLANLLNADGDSFQEAYIQFSKHIGVGKAIISGYLHLYDPNKFPLINGASISGIEKYIGKQDHLALKNYAEKERKRQNITQPINNSDFRNYLAYYNLLKELLTLEELKNYHYVDAFLWYVSKYGKPDASDVTVPTGAITEVVEEQDGEAPFEQSISNLTEEISFEQDVTEEILNLLKLKKNVVFYGPPGTGKTYVAKKIANYLVGGQSKNIKFIQFHQNYSYEDFIEGIRPESKKVNGTHIIDYPIRPGVFKTLCDNAKENPEEKYVLIIDEFNRGNISKIFGELLYSLEYRSEDNSIQLPYSKEKELFYIPDNLYIIATMNTADKSLTRIDFAMRRRFAFYKFNVDTKILINWGEKQGLVMDSLATLIEDVNNEIGDENFFIGISFFMREDLPETIKYIWKSEIYPYLEEYFIDDMNSNIDKFKWENVKHRLKELIE
- a CDS encoding McrC family protein translates to MMDNTLKLKEYDESNKLQLRQDHLDLLLAKFDNQLKVKSAIDRSGYIICSNSYVGVYDLDDFKIVVEPKIDTANVFKMLSYSYDLIFWHDEKAQFANIQELLDYLVLVFCNQVNRLIKKGLHADYVLVNDKLSYAKGRMNVRELVEKPWEKHKIDCYYDNYQVDILENQIIKFTIDLLKRYIQNNWIRRSLLNTNRYFDSVSLRPITVEDIDQVQYTTLNKHYKHIHNFCKMFLELMGINEQIGETLFNQFHLEMNNLYEKYVGKLLKEELPNNYCVILQDKLHLDEYDQISIRPDIVIYNDVKPYLVIDTKYKGSKDITNNDIYQMAAYMSKTKTDGVLLYPAQEVAETEYIINGRSLNIKTIDLQNLDDGAKDLINWIIKV
- the lexA gene encoding transcriptional repressor LexA, giving the protein MELNVDQKRIIETKPGGHMLIRGVAGSGKTTVAVHKIPHLLNHYCSQDDKVLVITFTKTLINYINYIYNNIEHETTLFSMINSDQNLQISTADKIIFHLYRKYEEKAGIEEREIIPQKEKYRLLNQAIKYISKKYPDQTVVSDRNVNFLIDEIEWIKSNRYTELEVYQNVDRLGRSRNMEEDGPQRILKNSTNREAIFKTMVLYDELMDKEGYTDFKNMALQVLKGIEEGVITCDKFTHILVDESQDLSRVQLEIIKNMFKNDKNYSSVIFIADTAQSIYLQSWLSHQSFKSIGFDMSGRARTLSKNYRTTAEIAEAAYSLIEDDQTIVNNENYVEPAIIDRRGEHPVYKQFDSDGEELDYVCDMIKNNLYKHYDLKDIAIIAKTRRQLENAKRYLLNNKVDCKILSKRENHFSDDKVKLLTMHSIKGLEYKVVFIIGINENVIPYSPDGNIDLEQESMERRLLYVGMTRAKDKLFLTSSGNPSKFINDINPKYLKLNNENGFSRFNHIGIDSYRFKEKIVDLYSHEEVVRQWVIEELINTLNYPLELIDIEYEIQLFSATGYVDIVVFKNMKGKIVPYIFIEAKHYNTSLDKQDVNQLKSYLEGNSSVEYGMLTNGKDFKILKKQSKKGEFEYIDSLPDYQGDINSLFEEFEYIDLKRDKKYKLHRNLEDKSLIHVYDEKIDNSLEVSEYVKLNVYGELTAGELKYAHQDIQGDVELPKEIVPNPDNCFMLEVTGDSMINAGIDKGDYVIVQKQNYAENLDIVVAVIDQEATLKKYSRMGDTILLMPENKNYEPIIVSEEDLIINGKVIGVLKT